One segment of Candidatus Methylomirabilis lanthanidiphila DNA contains the following:
- a CDS encoding ribokinase, which yields MPLARLSRQVVVVGSANLDLTVAVSRLPREGETVLGGGLLLSNGGKGANQAVAARRIGAEVRFLTMLGRDPFGDRISRDLTIAGLPADGLLRDTSAPTGVALIVVDRQGRNQIAVAPGSNELLLPAVIKRHESFLAHGAVMLVQLEIPIATVEHTLQFAKSHGMTTILNPAPATPLPDDLLRYVDLLTPNEIEIEALTGIAVSDLSSATVAAKALLLRGPDVVIVTLGPQGALLCTASDVRHLPAVPVEAIDTTAAGDAFNGALATAIAETPQADTSGTSRIQVLEDAVRFANAAGALATTRRGAQESLPTKVEIERLLAGIPA from the coding sequence ATGCCGCTTGCCCGCCTGAGCAGACAGGTTGTCGTAGTCGGTAGCGCCAACCTTGATCTGACGGTCGCTGTCTCCAGACTGCCGCGAGAGGGAGAGACCGTCCTCGGCGGTGGGTTGCTGCTCTCGAACGGCGGCAAGGGAGCGAATCAGGCCGTTGCGGCGCGTCGGATCGGAGCCGAGGTTCGATTCCTCACCATGCTCGGCCGCGATCCGTTCGGCGATCGGATCTCTCGAGACCTCACTATAGCGGGACTGCCTGCCGACGGCTTGCTCCGTGATACGTCGGCCCCGACGGGCGTCGCCCTGATTGTCGTGGATCGGCAAGGGCGGAATCAGATCGCCGTAGCGCCAGGCAGTAACGAGTTACTCCTGCCGGCCGTTATTAAGCGGCACGAGTCCTTCCTGGCCCATGGGGCGGTCATGCTTGTGCAACTTGAGATTCCGATCGCCACTGTCGAGCACACACTACAATTCGCCAAATCCCACGGCATGACGACCATCCTGAATCCGGCGCCGGCTACCCCTCTTCCGGATGATCTGCTCCGGTACGTCGATCTGCTGACACCGAACGAAATCGAAATCGAAGCGTTGACGGGGATCGCAGTCTCCGACCTGTCCAGCGCAACAGTAGCGGCCAAGGCCCTGCTGTTGCGGGGTCCTGACGTCGTCATCGTGACGCTTGGTCCTCAGGGTGCGCTGTTGTGTACCGCCTCTGACGTACGGCATCTGCCGGCTGTCCCGGTCGAGGCTATCGATACAACCGCTGCCGGTGACGCATTCAATGGCGCGCTCGCCACGGCCATCGCTGAGACACCTCAGGCCGACACCTCCGGCACGAGCCGAATACAGGTATTAGAGGACGCCGTGCGCTTTGCCAACGCAGCCGGTGCCTTAGCCACCACTAGACGCGGCGCACAAGAATCACTCCCCACCAAGGTCGAGATTGAGAGGTTACTGGCAGGAATACCCGCGTGA
- a CDS encoding inosine-uridine preferring nucleoside hydrolase — protein sequence MPPTRIIIDTDPGIDDALALILAFASPELSVEAITTVAGNVAVSQATRNACLLLDVVGPHLRPSVAKGAAHPMTRPLRTAQHYHGEDGLGNLSRFKAEGGMLRYPEPQQLLSPQSAQALMIEQIGAAPGEIVLICIGPLTNLAMAIRTAPAEMAKVKEIIVMGGAIQAPGNVTPAAEFNVHTDPEAASLVFASGLPITLVPLDVTQRVLLTAELVDTLVRHVGSHVTQFVRDTTERLFGVEKEQTGRAATPLHDPLAIGAVIDPSLVTRRPFDVQVETGEGPAQGMTIADRRQVGGQWKRPPNLQVCMEVDAGRFVALFLERICRLPA from the coding sequence ATGCCCCCGACACGCATCATTATCGACACCGACCCCGGCATTGACGATGCGCTGGCGTTGATTCTCGCCTTCGCCTCGCCTGAGTTATCGGTTGAGGCGATCACAACCGTGGCCGGCAATGTCGCGGTATCGCAGGCGACGCGGAACGCCTGCCTGCTGCTTGACGTGGTGGGTCCCCATCTACGACCCTCGGTGGCGAAGGGTGCGGCGCACCCCATGACACGGCCGCTGCGCACCGCTCAGCATTATCACGGCGAGGACGGCCTGGGAAATCTCTCCCGTTTTAAGGCGGAGGGCGGAATGCTCCGATACCCCGAACCGCAACAACTCCTCTCGCCCCAATCCGCCCAGGCCCTTATGATCGAACAGATCGGCGCGGCTCCCGGGGAGATCGTCCTGATCTGCATTGGACCGCTCACCAACCTGGCGATGGCAATCCGGACGGCCCCGGCGGAGATGGCCAAAGTCAAAGAGATCATCGTCATGGGCGGAGCGATTCAAGCGCCGGGCAACGTGACACCCGCGGCAGAGTTTAATGTGCACACCGATCCTGAGGCCGCCAGCCTTGTGTTCGCCTCCGGCTTGCCGATTACCCTCGTCCCTTTAGATGTGACACAGCGGGTCCTGCTTACGGCGGAGCTGGTCGACACCCTGGTCCGACATGTCGGCAGTCACGTGACCCAGTTCGTCCGCGATACCACCGAGCGACTGTTTGGCGTCGAAAAAGAGCAGACGGGCCGCGCTGCAACCCCGCTCCATGATCCGCTCGCCATCGGTGCCGTGATCGATCCGTCACTGGTGACACGTCGGCCGTTCGATGTCCAGGTAGAGACGGGCGAGGGTCCGGCCCAAGGGATGACGATTGCCGATAGACGCCAGGTTGGGGGGCAATGGAAGCGGCCGCCGAACCTCCAGGTGTGTATGGAAGTGGACGCTGGGCGGTTTGTAGCCCTTTTCCTCGAGCGAATATGCCGCTTGCCCGCCTGA
- a CDS encoding Peptidase M15 — protein MSGSTHHHWTRRSFLKASLVSALALVGRPVWAQELTPTPVTEGRLTLYNTHTHERLDVTYRQPSGEYDAEALNAIDQLLRCHYTNKVTKIDPDVIEFVSALDKRLGGGNEIHVISGFRSPEYNRLLRRTGRRVARHSLHQFGKAIDLRIPGVGLREVRKTALALRHGGVGYYPRRGFVHVDSGQFRYW, from the coding sequence ATGTCGGGATCGACTCATCATCACTGGACACGAAGATCCTTCCTCAAGGCTTCTCTCGTTTCCGCCCTTGCACTGGTCGGCAGGCCGGTGTGGGCGCAGGAGCTGACCCCTACGCCGGTTACCGAGGGAAGGCTCACGCTCTATAACACCCACACTCACGAACGACTGGATGTGACATACCGGCAGCCATCCGGCGAGTACGACGCGGAGGCGCTCAACGCCATTGATCAGCTTCTGCGGTGTCACTACACCAATAAGGTTACCAAGATCGATCCTGATGTGATTGAGTTTGTGAGCGCCCTGGACAAACGGTTAGGCGGCGGCAACGAGATTCACGTGATCTCAGGTTTCAGATCGCCCGAATATAATCGACTGTTGCGACGAACGGGAAGACGTGTCGCCCGTCACAGTCTGCATCAGTTTGGGAAAGCGATAGATCTCCGTATTCCCGGGGTCGGCTTGAGGGAAGTTCGAAAAACGGCCCTGGCATTACGGCACGGCGGAGTCGGATACTATCCTCGCAGAGGGTTTGTCCACGTAGATTCCGGGCAGTTCAGGTACTGGTGA
- a CDS encoding permease: MTQRWFVRGDIDGFFGLFIDNLLQLMVIAVLGPLVSGLPSELITGRILPGAAVSILIGNLLYAWQARRLMRESGRTDVTALPYGINTPSLLAFLFLIMGPIYQETGNSTLAWQAGLLACLLSGIMETAGAFVGDWMRRHTPRAALLSALAGVAITFIAMGFTFQIFASPAIALLPMLIILISYASHVRLPLGIPAGLVAVLVGTGLAWVLRAFGFIYFEPSVEPYRLVLYPPIPAVGEILAVLRGPMGWRFLSVIVPMGLFNVIGSLQNLESAEAAGDRYPTRSSLLINGIGSLTAALFGSAFPTTIYIGHPGWKAMGARAGYSILNGAIIAALCLLGGVTLILRFIPIESTLGILLWIGIIMTAQAFQEVPKRHTLAVAFGLVPSLAAWALTLIETSVQKAGKTLFEAAPAFGRDLHIHGIIALSQGFLLSSMILSAALVAVIEREFLKAVVWTVIAAGLSMIGLIHAFELVPSGVQNKFGIAAAPEFALMYGLSSLFLLMLHLSNSWRRR; this comes from the coding sequence ATGACACAGCGCTGGTTCGTTCGAGGCGATATCGACGGTTTCTTCGGCCTGTTCATCGACAATCTGCTCCAGCTCATGGTGATCGCCGTACTGGGGCCGCTTGTGAGCGGGCTGCCATCCGAGCTGATCACCGGGCGGATCCTCCCCGGTGCGGCGGTATCGATCCTGATCGGCAATCTCCTCTATGCGTGGCAGGCGAGGCGGCTGATGCGGGAGAGCGGCCGAACCGACGTCACCGCCCTGCCGTACGGCATCAATACCCCAAGCCTTCTCGCCTTCCTGTTTCTGATTATGGGGCCGATCTATCAGGAGACCGGCAATTCTACCCTGGCCTGGCAGGCCGGATTGCTGGCCTGCCTGCTCAGCGGCATCATGGAGACGGCGGGGGCCTTTGTCGGGGACTGGATGAGACGCCATACACCACGGGCAGCGTTGCTGTCGGCACTCGCGGGTGTAGCGATCACCTTCATCGCCATGGGGTTCACCTTCCAGATCTTTGCTTCCCCCGCGATCGCACTGCTTCCGATGCTGATTATTCTGATCTCGTATGCCTCCCATGTTCGCCTGCCGCTCGGGATACCCGCCGGGCTGGTCGCCGTCCTTGTCGGTACCGGTCTGGCGTGGGTCCTGCGCGCGTTTGGATTCATATACTTCGAGCCCTCAGTGGAACCTTATCGCCTGGTTCTTTACCCCCCGATTCCAGCCGTGGGAGAGATCCTTGCGGTGCTGCGGGGGCCGATGGGATGGCGGTTCCTCTCGGTTATTGTGCCGATGGGGCTGTTCAACGTAATCGGTTCGCTGCAGAACCTGGAGAGCGCAGAGGCGGCGGGCGATCGTTACCCCACGCGGTCGTCGCTCTTAATCAACGGGATCGGCAGCTTGACGGCTGCCCTGTTTGGCAGCGCTTTTCCGACAACGATCTATATCGGACATCCGGGCTGGAAGGCGATGGGCGCCAGGGCGGGCTACTCGATCCTGAACGGCGCGATCATCGCCGCCCTATGTCTGCTTGGAGGGGTGACCCTGATCCTGCGTTTTATTCCGATCGAGTCTACGCTCGGCATCCTGTTGTGGATCGGGATTATCATGACAGCCCAAGCCTTCCAGGAGGTGCCGAAACGGCATACCCTGGCCGTGGCCTTCGGCCTGGTCCCGTCGCTGGCGGCCTGGGCGCTCACCTTGATCGAGACGAGTGTACAGAAGGCAGGGAAGACGCTGTTTGAGGCGGCGCCGGCCTTTGGGCGAGACCTGCACATTCACGGCATCATCGCACTGAGCCAGGGGTTTCTGCTCAGTTCCATGATCCTTTCAGCGGCTCTGGTAGCGGTGATAGAGCGGGAGTTCCTGAAGGCCGTTGTCTGGACCGTAATCGCCGCAGGACTGTCGATGATCGGCCTGATCCATGCCTTTGAGCTGGTCCCCTCAGGGGTACAGAACAAATTTGGGATCGCCGCGGCGCCCGAGTTCGCCCTGATGTATGGGCTGAGCAGTCTGTTTCTGCTGATGCTGCACCTGAGCAACAGTTGGCGGCGTCGCTAG
- a CDS encoding citrate synthase: MADSLTIIDNRTDKRYEVPIEHGTIKAMDLRQIKVSDGDFGLMSYDPSFGNTACCKSQITFIDGEKGILLHRGYPIEQLAEKSTFLETAYLLIYGELPSGEQMDDFVSQITRHTMVHENIKKLMDGFHYDAHPMGILLGTVGALSTFYPDAKNIMDPEARQRQIIRLIAKMPTLAAYAYRHSRGLPYAYPDNSLSFTGNFLSMLFRVTEPTYYPHPVLERALDVLFVLHADHEQNCSGNAMRSVGSSHVDPFSAVAAAIAALYGPLHGGANEAVLRMLKEIGSVDKVAAHIKRVKTGEVRLMGFGHRVYKNYDPRAKVIKRLAEEVFEVTGTNPLLEVALELERIALQDEYFVARKLYPNIDFYTGLIYEAMKFPMDMFPVLFAIPRTAGWVAQWEEMLLDPEQKIARPRQIYLGQQRRDYYPMAKRQSQ; encoded by the coding sequence ATGGCTGACAGCTTGACCATCATCGACAATCGAACCGATAAGAGGTACGAAGTCCCTATCGAGCACGGGACGATCAAGGCCATGGATCTCCGACAGATTAAGGTCTCAGACGGCGATTTCGGACTGATGAGCTATGACCCGTCGTTTGGCAACACCGCTTGCTGTAAGAGCCAGATCACGTTTATCGACGGCGAAAAGGGGATTTTGCTGCATAGGGGCTATCCCATCGAGCAGCTAGCCGAGAAAAGCACCTTCCTGGAGACCGCATACCTTCTGATCTACGGGGAACTCCCCAGCGGCGAACAGATGGATGATTTCGTCAGTCAGATCACACGTCATACTATGGTCCATGAAAACATTAAGAAGCTAATGGACGGCTTTCACTACGACGCCCACCCGATGGGTATCCTCCTGGGGACGGTTGGCGCCCTCTCGACCTTCTACCCGGATGCCAAGAACATTATGGATCCGGAGGCCCGTCAACGGCAGATCATTCGCCTGATCGCCAAGATGCCGACGCTGGCGGCGTATGCCTACCGGCATAGCCGCGGGCTGCCCTACGCCTATCCGGACAACAGCCTGAGTTTCACCGGCAATTTCCTCAGCATGCTGTTCCGGGTGACAGAGCCGACCTACTATCCGCATCCTGTGTTAGAACGAGCCTTGGATGTGCTATTTGTTCTCCACGCCGACCACGAACAGAACTGCAGCGGCAATGCGATGCGCTCCGTCGGCAGCTCTCATGTCGACCCGTTCTCCGCTGTGGCCGCGGCGATTGCAGCCCTCTACGGTCCCCTGCACGGCGGGGCCAATGAGGCGGTGCTTCGGATGCTGAAGGAGATCGGGTCCGTAGACAAAGTGGCTGCGCATATCAAGAGGGTCAAGACCGGCGAGGTGCGGTTGATGGGATTTGGGCACCGGGTCTACAAGAACTACGATCCCCGGGCTAAAGTCATCAAGCGCCTGGCTGAGGAGGTCTTTGAAGTCACAGGAACAAATCCCTTGCTGGAGGTGGCGCTCGAGCTGGAAAGAATCGCACTCCAGGATGAGTACTTTGTCGCGCGTAAGCTCTATCCAAACATCGATTTTTATACCGGCTTGATCTACGAGGCAATGAAGTTTCCAATGGACATGTTCCCGGTACTCTTTGCCATTCCCCGCACAGCCGGGTGGGTTGCCCAATGGGAGGAGATGCTCCTCGACCCGGAACAGAAGATCGCGCGTCCCAGGCAGATCTATCTTGGTCAACAGCGGCGCGACTATTACCCGATGGCCAAACGACAAAGCCAGTAG
- the cmk gene encoding Cytidylate kinase: MAIITISRQIGSGGDEIAVRLAEELRFTLVDHTLLIELLKAQDLSQSEVGAADEEEFGETHTHHDQDQVYAELLPTLITDLATEKDLVVLGCGGQCIFRGFSGALHVRVVAGAKERVTRLVDERGIEEQSAIRLIEESDDSRRRFLRSHYGEDIDATAHYDLVVNTERLGVETATRLIRLAAEMVDLIGKGRDIERWLGVTRPLPFAHPSEAEFAKVLDFYRIRWEYEPRTFPIAWDEAGNATEAFSPDFYLVDFDLFIELTTLKQSLVTVKNRKIRRFRELYPEVKLKVFYGRDYQSLLAKYGFTQRSSSK; this comes from the coding sequence ATGGCCATCATTACCATTTCCAGACAGATCGGAAGCGGCGGCGATGAGATTGCCGTCAGACTGGCCGAAGAGCTTCGGTTCACGCTCGTAGACCACACGTTACTAATCGAGTTGCTGAAAGCGCAGGATCTCTCGCAGTCGGAGGTCGGAGCGGCGGATGAGGAAGAGTTCGGAGAGACGCATACGCACCATGACCAGGATCAGGTATATGCAGAACTCCTGCCTACGTTGATTACGGATCTTGCCACCGAAAAGGACCTGGTGGTGCTGGGTTGTGGGGGTCAATGTATCTTCCGAGGGTTTTCAGGCGCACTGCATGTGCGGGTAGTGGCCGGCGCGAAAGAACGGGTCACACGCCTCGTGGACGAACGTGGCATAGAAGAGCAGTCCGCGATTCGTCTGATCGAGGAGAGTGATGACTCCAGACGGCGCTTCCTCCGGTCTCACTACGGCGAAGATATCGACGCCACTGCTCACTACGATCTGGTCGTGAACACCGAACGCCTGGGCGTTGAGACAGCGACACGCCTTATCCGACTCGCAGCAGAGATGGTAGATCTCATTGGGAAGGGGAGGGACATTGAACGTTGGCTTGGGGTAACTCGTCCGCTCCCTTTCGCTCATCCCAGTGAAGCGGAGTTCGCGAAGGTTTTGGATTTCTACCGGATACGATGGGAGTATGAACCGAGGACATTTCCCATTGCGTGGGATGAGGCGGGTAATGCGACCGAAGCCTTCTCACCAGACTTCTATCTGGTTGACTTCGATCTCTTTATTGAGCTGACCACCCTCAAGCAAAGCCTGGTAACCGTGAAGAATCGAAAGATCAGGCGATTTCGTGAGCTGTATCCGGAGGTCAAGTTGAAGGTATTTTACGGAAGAGACTATCAGAGCTTACTCGCCAAGTACGGTTTTACACAAAGAAGTAGCTCCAAGTGA
- a CDS encoding hypoxanthine phosphoribosyltransferase — MDHNMIQDLAEVLISEEAISHRIRELGAEISRDYLGKELVLAGVLRGASFFMADLARAISIPLIIDFISISSYGPATKASGVVGIRKDLDESIGDRDLLVVEDIVDTGLTLSYLLKIFRARQPSSLQICTLLDRKVRRIIDLPIAYRGFEIPEKFIVGYGLDYHQRYRNLPCIGVLKPEMMTG; from the coding sequence ATGGACCATAACATGATTCAGGATCTTGCTGAGGTGTTAATATCTGAAGAGGCCATTTCGCACCGCATCAGAGAACTGGGGGCTGAAATTTCACGGGATTATCTCGGTAAAGAGCTTGTCCTGGCCGGCGTGTTAAGGGGAGCCTCTTTTTTTATGGCCGATCTGGCAAGAGCCATATCTATCCCGCTTATTATCGATTTTATTTCTATTTCCAGCTATGGTCCCGCAACCAAAGCCTCCGGTGTTGTCGGTATCAGGAAAGACCTCGATGAAAGTATTGGCGACCGGGACCTCCTTGTCGTAGAAGATATCGTAGATACCGGCCTTACGCTGAGTTACTTGCTGAAGATCTTTCGAGCACGCCAGCCATCCAGTCTGCAGATCTGCACACTCCTGGACCGAAAGGTACGTCGTATTATTGACCTCCCCATCGCCTATCGAGGATTTGAAATTCCCGAGAAGTTTATCGTGGGCTACGGCCTCGATTACCATCAACGCTATCGTAACCTTCCCTGCATTGGTGTCCTGAAGCCCGAGATGATGACCGGCTAA
- a CDS encoding glycosyl transferase, which yields MTTRSLISIVIPVRNGAAPIARCLDSIMALDYPAGQREVVVVDNGSTDGTAATARTYPVTVVSHPQAGVARARNAGIRASQGEIVAFIDADCVAEKDWLRELLNGADNPTVGCFVGPIAALDTRRLVARWVKDRELISQERLLSSHPAVAATGNIAYRKAVFDAIGVFDEEMIAAEDGDLFWRMIRSDRFLVRYNRKARVRHAHPDRVVPLLRRAFTEGRGLALFRLKHRGDLSRRLTSLSCAAAGLAEIIAGTLLCPGRIARNLLQRKPAAQGIAYPLLDKAYSICRSSGVCYQLARRACD from the coding sequence ATGACCACGCGTTCCCTCATTTCCATCGTTATTCCCGTCCGGAACGGCGCCGCACCCATTGCGCGATGCCTGGACTCGATCATGGCCCTCGATTATCCTGCCGGTCAGCGCGAGGTTGTCGTGGTCGACAACGGCTCGACCGATGGAACCGCCGCCACGGCGCGAACCTATCCCGTTACCGTCGTATCGCATCCCCAGGCGGGCGTCGCCCGCGCCAGGAATGCGGGTATCCGCGCCTCGCAGGGGGAGATCGTCGCCTTCATCGACGCCGACTGCGTTGCCGAAAAGGACTGGCTGCGGGAACTGCTGAATGGAGCGGATAACCCGACAGTCGGCTGTTTTGTGGGTCCCATTGCTGCGCTCGACACGAGGCGCCTTGTCGCCCGCTGGGTCAAAGACCGCGAACTGATCAGCCAGGAGCGTCTTTTATCAAGCCATCCGGCGGTGGCGGCTACCGGCAACATCGCGTACCGTAAAGCGGTGTTTGATGCCATTGGCGTGTTCGACGAAGAGATGATCGCTGCGGAGGATGGCGACCTTTTCTGGCGCATGATTCGATCCGATCGGTTTCTCGTGCGATACAATCGGAAGGCGCGCGTCCGCCATGCCCATCCTGATCGCGTTGTCCCCCTGCTCCGCCGTGCGTTCACTGAGGGGCGCGGGCTCGCGCTTTTCAGACTTAAGCACCGCGGTGACCTGAGCCGGCGGCTAACCTCTCTTTCCTGCGCGGCGGCGGGGCTCGCCGAGATCATCGCGGGTACCCTGCTCTGCCCCGGCAGGATAGCAAGGAATCTGCTCCAAAGAAAACCCGCTGCGCAAGGCATTGCCTATCCTCTGCTCGACAAGGCCTATTCCATCTGTCGCAGCAGCGGAGTCTGCTATCAACTCGCTCGTAGAGCGTGCGACTGA
- a CDS encoding glycosyl transferase, whose translation MSTRLVSVVIPCLNVAGTVCRLVESLLVQELPEGVAMEIIAVDNGSSDGTSALLAALPVLRIHEPRRGPAAARNAGIRAARGEVIVLLDADTRAADRHLIAEHLRALDMQPDTGISGGAITHDPEQRSLLAFAENATGHFNWHNRLPARELTFQPTPNQAFRRNLMEELGPFDESLLTLEDFEWSQRVVRAGYKVVFNPKAGVYITGRERFGAIMKKFYRWGLNVRGTYLPGRSGQFWLFRDHPVLFVLNAPLRTVNETWVTVKRWFPAAPARTLLVIPLFLLYRAAWAIGIAVGAYRDLRLRRRGEAA comes from the coding sequence ATGAGTACGCGCCTTGTCTCTGTTGTTATCCCCTGCCTCAACGTCGCCGGAACTGTATGCCGCCTTGTCGAGTCGCTGCTTGTTCAGGAACTGCCGGAAGGCGTGGCCATGGAAATCATCGCCGTGGACAACGGCAGCTCGGACGGCACATCCGCCCTTCTCGCGGCCCTGCCGGTGCTCCGCATACACGAACCGCGCCGCGGCCCTGCCGCCGCGCGGAACGCCGGGATCCGCGCCGCCCGCGGAGAGGTGATCGTATTGCTCGATGCCGATACCCGCGCCGCCGACCGGCACCTGATCGCCGAGCATCTCCGCGCACTGGACATGCAACCCGATACGGGAATTTCCGGCGGCGCCATCACCCACGATCCAGAGCAGCGCAGCCTGCTGGCATTCGCCGAAAACGCGACAGGGCATTTCAACTGGCACAACCGGCTTCCCGCCCGCGAACTGACGTTCCAGCCGACCCCCAATCAAGCCTTCCGTCGCAATCTCATGGAGGAACTCGGGCCGTTCGACGAATCGCTGTTGACTCTTGAGGATTTCGAATGGAGCCAGAGAGTTGTGCGGGCGGGATATAAGGTTGTGTTCAATCCCAAGGCCGGCGTCTATATTACCGGCCGCGAGCGATTCGGCGCCATCATGAAAAAATTCTACAGGTGGGGATTGAACGTACGCGGTACCTACCTACCCGGCCGCTCAGGGCAGTTCTGGCTGTTCCGGGATCATCCTGTATTGTTCGTGCTCAACGCGCCGCTGCGCACGGTCAATGAAACATGGGTGACAGTGAAACGCTGGTTTCCGGCCGCCCCGGCCAGGACGTTGCTGGTGATCCCTCTGTTCCTGCTGTACCGGGCCGCATGGGCCATTGGCATCGCAGTCGGTGCGTACCGAGATCTCCGGCTCCGCCGCCGCGGGGAGGCCGCATGA
- a CDS encoding Glycosyltransferase sugar-binding region containing DXD motif protein produces MSATPSTRIPRIFHFVYGLRRQTEPFHLVHYLCLESCLRANRPDRLLFHYHYEPWGEYWDLVRDRIQLVRIPRPEFPKGYRYADRRVEKCRYAHESDFVRLDVLIEHGGVYADIDTLFINPVQDSLFEKVFILAKESDVPDMAGGRLRPSLCNAFIMSAPGAEFGRLWRSKLIQAFDGSWSRHSTLLPADLARERPELIHIEPARTVYPFMWAREDLRRLLEGCEPVDARVASIHLWAHLWWAEQRRDFSDFHAGLMTERHVGIVDTTFNVLARPFLPRAARSVPSWRRMAYIAAATRARAGVLGARIAARIRREMEAPFGPDATP; encoded by the coding sequence GTGAGCGCTACTCCATCAACACGCATTCCTCGGATCTTTCACTTCGTGTATGGACTGCGCCGGCAGACCGAACCGTTCCACCTCGTCCATTATCTGTGTCTTGAGTCTTGTCTTCGCGCGAATCGGCCCGACCGGTTACTTTTTCATTATCACTACGAACCGTGGGGCGAATACTGGGACCTGGTGCGCGACCGGATTCAACTCGTGCGGATTCCACGGCCCGAATTTCCCAAGGGGTACCGATACGCTGATCGGCGTGTGGAGAAATGCCGTTACGCGCACGAATCGGATTTTGTGCGGTTGGACGTCTTGATCGAGCACGGCGGCGTCTATGCCGATATCGACACGCTGTTCATCAATCCCGTCCAGGACTCGCTTTTCGAGAAAGTGTTTATACTGGCAAAGGAGAGCGATGTGCCGGACATGGCCGGCGGGCGGCTGCGTCCATCTCTCTGCAATGCGTTCATTATGTCTGCGCCCGGCGCGGAATTCGGGCGGCTCTGGAGGAGTAAGCTGATACAGGCATTTGACGGTTCATGGAGCCGCCATTCTACGCTGCTGCCGGCCGATCTGGCCCGGGAGCGTCCGGAACTGATCCACATCGAACCAGCTCGCACCGTCTATCCGTTCATGTGGGCCCGCGAGGACCTGCGCAGGCTGCTGGAAGGCTGCGAGCCTGTCGATGCTCGCGTCGCGAGCATTCACCTCTGGGCCCACTTGTGGTGGGCGGAGCAGCGGAGGGATTTTTCGGATTTTCACGCCGGACTCATGACGGAGCGGCACGTTGGCATCGTAGATACGACGTTCAACGTACTCGCGCGTCCGTTTCTGCCGCGTGCAGCGCGTTCCGTTCCGTCGTGGCGTCGCATGGCCTACATCGCGGCTGCGACAAGAGCCCGCGCCGGCGTCCTTGGCGCGCGCATAGCCGCCCGGATCCGCCGCGAGATGGAAGCCCCATTCGGTCCTGATGCAACCCCATGA